TGAAGAAGTCCAGGTTGAGCGCGGTCGCGCCCTGGTAGAGGAGGAAGCCGAAGATGAGGATGAGCGGCGTGATGACGGCGAGGGCGGCCAGCCCCGCCAGCCCGCCCATGAGCGCGCTCCTCGCCTGGCGGCGCCAGGTGCTTCCGGCTCTCACAGCCGCCCGCCCTGCGGCCCGCGCGCCACGCTCCAGACGAGGAGACGCGCCAGGGCGTTGACCAGCACCGTGATGACGAAAAGGAGCAGGCCCACCTCGACGAGCGCCGCCAGGTAGAGGTCGGAGGTCGCCTCGGTGAACTCGTTGGCGATCACACTGGCCATGGTGTAGCCGGGGGCGAAGAGCGAAAGCGAGATCTCCGGCCGGTTGCCGATGACCATGGTCACCGCCATCGTCTCGCCGAGAGCCCGGCCGAGGCCGAGGAGCACCGCCCCGATCAGCCCCGAGCGGCCGTAGGGGACGACGGCGATGCGGACGACCTCCCAGCGGGTGGCGCCGATCCCGAGCGCGGCCTCCCGCTGACTGTCCGGGACGGCGCGGAGGACCTCGCGGCTCACCGCGGTGATGTAGGGCACCACCATGATCGCCAGGATGATGCCGGCCGCGAGCATGCCCACCCCGTAGGGCGGGCCCTGAAAGAGGGGCAGGAAGCCGAGGCTCGTCCCCAGCGCCGGCTCGACCCAGACCCTCAGGACCGGCGCCAGGACGAAGATCCCCCACAGCCCGTAGATCACGCTGGGGACCGCGGCCACCAGCTCGACCAGGAACGACACCGGCGGCCGGATCCAGAGGGGCGCCAGCT
This DNA window, taken from Candidatus Methylomirabilota bacterium, encodes the following:
- the pstC gene encoding phosphate ABC transporter permease subunit PstC, whose translation is MSTPATVQVGGAPAGLPLRPLAVRRRSASAGGDRLYRGLTRGAALVLLLLVAAMVLEMARSAWPAIRAFGWHFLVTSTWDPVAEQFGALPFVYGTLVSSALALLIAVPLGLGAAIYLAELAPLWIRPPVSFLVELVAAVPSVIYGLWGIFVLAPVLRVWVEPALGTSLGFLPLFQGPPYGVGMLAAGIILAIMVVPYITAVSREVLRAVPDSQREAALGIGATRWEVVRIAVVPYGRSGLIGAVLLGLGRALGETMAVTMVIGNRPEISLSLFAPGYTMASVIANEFTEATSDLYLAALVEVGLLLFVITVLVNALARLLVWSVARGPQGGRL